One stretch of Oceanimonas pelagia DNA includes these proteins:
- a CDS encoding cytochrome ubiquinol oxidase subunit I, with amino-acid sequence MELDAAILSRIQFAFTVSFHIIFPAMTIGLATAIAIWEGLWLKTRNPVYFQLAKFWIKPFAVTFGMGVVSGIVLSYEFGTNFSRFSEITGAVLGPLMAYEVLTAFFLEAGFLGVMLFGWQRVGEKLHFFSTCVVALGTWISAFWIIVANSWMQTPAGYALVDGRFEVASWMEVIFNPSMPYRLTHMLLAAMLSATFLVGGVSAWYLYQGRDRAFGRKGLSMALWAALLLAPVQAIVGDFHGLNVKEHQPIKVAAMEGIWPETERGAPLLLFAVPDMEAETNHFEIAIPKLASLILTHEPDGELQGLKSVPADERPYVPLVFYSFRIMVGLGVLMIGAALWGLWLRRKNGRFESRPFQWLMMLMIPSGVISTLAGWYVAEVGRQPWLVHGLVRTMEVVSPLPAERVLFSLTLFVLTYSLLFCVYLYFMAKLVRKGPPDMARLEQHMIGIKAPGFALAWVKKMQHDVVEN; translated from the coding sequence ATGGAGCTTGATGCCGCCATTCTGTCGCGAATACAGTTCGCCTTTACCGTCAGTTTTCACATTATCTTTCCGGCCATGACCATCGGCCTGGCCACCGCCATTGCCATCTGGGAGGGGCTGTGGCTGAAAACCCGCAATCCGGTGTATTTTCAGCTGGCCAAGTTCTGGATCAAGCCCTTTGCCGTGACCTTCGGCATGGGGGTGGTGAGCGGCATCGTGCTGTCCTACGAGTTCGGCACCAACTTTTCCCGCTTTTCCGAGATCACCGGCGCCGTGCTCGGGCCCTTGATGGCCTACGAGGTACTGACCGCCTTTTTCCTGGAGGCGGGCTTTCTCGGGGTCATGCTGTTCGGCTGGCAGCGGGTGGGGGAGAAGCTGCACTTTTTCTCTACCTGTGTGGTGGCCCTGGGCACCTGGATTTCGGCGTTCTGGATCATCGTGGCCAACTCCTGGATGCAGACCCCGGCGGGCTATGCGCTGGTGGACGGCCGCTTCGAGGTGGCCAGCTGGATGGAGGTGATTTTCAACCCGTCCATGCCCTACCGGCTGACCCACATGCTGCTGGCGGCCATGCTCAGCGCCACCTTCCTGGTGGGCGGTGTCAGCGCCTGGTACCTGTACCAGGGCCGGGATCGCGCCTTTGGTCGCAAGGGCCTGTCCATGGCGCTGTGGGCGGCGCTGCTGCTGGCGCCGGTGCAGGCTATTGTCGGCGACTTTCACGGCCTGAACGTGAAGGAGCATCAGCCCATCAAGGTGGCGGCGATGGAGGGGATCTGGCCGGAAACCGAGCGCGGCGCGCCGCTGCTGCTGTTTGCGGTGCCCGACATGGAGGCCGAGACCAACCATTTCGAGATTGCCATTCCCAAGCTGGCGTCGCTGATCCTTACCCATGAGCCGGACGGTGAACTGCAGGGGCTGAAGTCGGTGCCTGCCGATGAACGCCCCTATGTGCCCCTGGTGTTTTATTCCTTCCGCATTATGGTGGGGCTGGGCGTGCTGATGATCGGCGCCGCCCTGTGGGGCCTGTGGCTGCGCAGAAAGAACGGCCGTTTTGAAAGCCGGCCGTTTCAGTGGCTGATGATGCTGATGATCCCGTCGGGCGTGATCTCCACCCTGGCCGGCTGGTACGTGGCCGAAGTGGGCCGCCAGCCCTGGCTGGTGCACGGCCTGGTGCGCACCATGGAGGTGGTGTCGCCGCTGCCGGCGGAGCGGGTGCTGTTTTCCCTCACCCTGTTTGTGCTGACCTACAGTTTGCTGTTCTGCGTCTA
- a CDS encoding M48 family metallopeptidase produces the protein MNKTMIAALIAVAGLSGCVSNDTSGLLGAGMTAFKGMTLSKAELQAQASLSAEQMDAQSKVSAPNSRYSKRLAKLTRELTSIDGTPLNFAVYESDEINAFAMPDGTVRVYSGLMDVMDDAELVAVIGHEIGHVKFEHSLNQFKTAYLTEAAKQAAVAAGGTVGSLASSQYGDIGAKFLSAQFSQQDELESDAYGVEVLCQLGMNPYAAVRAQQKLMQHAGNGGGLFSSHPATDTRIEKAEQAAASASCQG, from the coding sequence ATGAATAAAACCATGATCGCCGCCCTGATAGCCGTGGCCGGCCTGTCCGGTTGTGTATCCAACGACACCAGCGGCCTGCTCGGTGCCGGCATGACCGCCTTTAAGGGCATGACCCTGTCCAAGGCCGAGCTTCAGGCCCAGGCCAGCCTGTCGGCGGAGCAGATGGATGCCCAGAGCAAGGTTTCCGCGCCCAACAGCCGTTACAGCAAGCGCCTGGCCAAACTGACCAGGGAGCTGACCAGCATTGATGGCACCCCACTCAACTTTGCGGTGTACGAGTCCGACGAGATCAACGCCTTTGCCATGCCTGATGGTACGGTGCGGGTGTATTCCGGCCTGATGGACGTGATGGATGACGCCGAGCTGGTGGCGGTCATCGGCCACGAGATCGGTCACGTCAAGTTCGAGCATTCCCTGAATCAGTTCAAGACTGCCTACCTGACCGAAGCCGCCAAACAGGCGGCGGTGGCGGCCGGCGGCACCGTGGGCTCACTGGCGTCTTCCCAGTACGGCGATATTGGCGCCAAGTTCCTCAGCGCTCAGTTTTCCCAGCAGGATGAGCTGGAGTCCGACGCCTATGGAGTGGAAGTGTTGTGCCAGCTGGGCATGAACCCCTACGCCGCCGTGCGTGCCCAGCAAAAGCTGATGCAGCACGCCGGTAACGGCGGTGGCCTGTTTTCCAGCCATCCGGCCACCGACACCCGCATTGAGAAGGCTGAGCAGGCCGCCGCCAGCGCCTCTTGCCAGGGCTAA
- a CDS encoding sensor histidine kinase yields MSLELAFELMMMLTSGCALLVSAWLFWRARNRRSMKALAGFGIMMALWCAGHVAVFYGQHGLGMALILANPLMPTFFLDFAIGFVNQGPGQRPWLGRLARYRGLLYAAAVLVSLLTLWQGGGDIIAFGPFEHYFVFRGSGWFNIGYTIFIGVLAHALLLWGFARQRGNRRRSIAAMFAAGAWGLLLATSFIFPSLGLLWYPWPMLLLPSYVLLLVYGVVRYQMLEVNAWANRALLWILMTGLLLGLMVLFSAMAGRLGMQALAAVPQWQLWLYSLLLLMLALALYQPVSKLVERLIYPGSRLDEQLLDTWLAQLRDADGWEALADAAQRLLARQMGQPVTVRLLTRPPLFEPSPGLELWCLHQAHGWQFRLRGFDDVTPGMRLTAEVFGSLLATRCGLLESSLQLAEAERKRVSEQHLVELGGLSAAMAHELRNPLNIISMATAGLEADRKAIIQDQLKRADRLIVDMLAYSGQLQIQPRPLALAPLLESLRPRFDWQQVSFDYCLPDNYHLYADPYRLQQVLTNLIDNALSFLRNHPDGRLRLEGGDTPGVLWLHNNGPAIEADMQAHLFRPFVTRRPGGSGLGLAIVQRIMEAHGGHIRHRHDAGWPVTFELYFPEEPTS; encoded by the coding sequence ATGTCCCTGGAACTCGCCTTTGAACTGATGATGATGCTCACCAGCGGCTGCGCCCTGCTGGTGTCGGCCTGGCTGTTCTGGCGGGCCCGCAACCGGCGCAGCATGAAGGCGCTGGCGGGCTTTGGCATCATGATGGCGCTGTGGTGTGCCGGCCATGTGGCGGTGTTTTACGGCCAGCACGGTCTGGGCATGGCGCTGATCCTGGCCAACCCGCTGATGCCCACCTTTTTTCTCGACTTCGCCATCGGTTTTGTCAACCAGGGGCCGGGCCAGCGCCCCTGGCTGGGCCGGCTGGCCCGCTATCGCGGCCTGCTCTACGCCGCCGCCGTGCTGGTGAGTCTGCTCACCCTGTGGCAGGGGGGCGGCGACATCATCGCCTTTGGCCCCTTTGAACACTATTTCGTGTTTCGTGGCAGCGGCTGGTTCAACATCGGCTACACCATTTTCATCGGCGTGCTGGCCCACGCCCTGCTGCTGTGGGGCTTTGCACGGCAACGGGGCAACCGCCGCCGTTCCATCGCCGCCATGTTTGCCGCCGGCGCCTGGGGCCTGCTGCTGGCCACCAGCTTCATTTTTCCGTCACTGGGGCTGCTGTGGTATCCCTGGCCCATGCTGCTGTTGCCCAGCTACGTGTTGCTGCTGGTGTACGGCGTGGTGCGCTACCAGATGCTGGAGGTTAACGCCTGGGCCAACCGGGCGCTGCTGTGGATTTTAATGACCGGGCTGCTGCTGGGACTGATGGTGCTGTTCAGCGCCATGGCCGGACGCCTGGGCATGCAGGCCCTGGCCGCCGTGCCCCAGTGGCAACTGTGGCTGTACTCCCTGCTGCTGCTGATGCTGGCACTGGCGCTGTATCAGCCGGTGAGCAAGCTGGTGGAACGGCTGATTTACCCGGGCAGCCGGCTCGACGAACAGCTGCTCGACACCTGGCTGGCGCAACTGCGCGATGCCGACGGCTGGGAGGCGCTGGCCGACGCGGCCCAGCGCTTGCTGGCCCGGCAGATGGGCCAGCCGGTCACGGTGAGGCTGCTGACCCGGCCGCCCTTGTTCGAGCCCAGCCCGGGACTGGAGCTGTGGTGCCTGCATCAGGCCCATGGCTGGCAGTTCCGGCTGCGGGGCTTTGACGACGTTACCCCCGGCATGCGCCTCACCGCCGAGGTGTTCGGCTCCCTGCTGGCCACCCGCTGCGGCCTGCTGGAAAGTTCGCTGCAACTGGCCGAGGCCGAGCGCAAACGGGTGTCGGAGCAGCACCTGGTGGAGCTGGGCGGACTGTCGGCGGCCATGGCCCACGAGCTGCGCAACCCGCTCAATATCATCTCCATGGCCACCGCCGGCCTGGAGGCGGATCGCAAGGCCATAATTCAGGATCAGCTCAAGCGCGCCGACCGGCTGATCGTGGACATGCTGGCCTATTCCGGCCAGTTGCAGATTCAGCCCCGCCCCCTGGCCCTGGCGCCCCTGCTGGAAAGCCTGCGCCCCCGGTTCGACTGGCAGCAGGTGAGCTTTGATTACTGTCTGCCGGACAATTATCACCTGTACGCAGACCCCTACCGGTTGCAACAGGTGCTGACCAATCTCATCGACAATGCCCTGTCGTTTTTGCGCAATCACCCCGATGGCAGGCTGCGGCTTGAAGGCGGTGACACGCCCGGCGTGCTGTGGCTGCACAACAACGGCCCGGCCATCGAGGCCGATATGCAGGCTCACTTGTTCCGCCCGTTCGTGACCCGTCGGCCCGGCGGCAGCGGCCTGGGCCTGGCCATCGTCCAGCGCATCATGGAGGCCCACGGCGGCCATATTCGCCATCGTCACGACGCCGGCTGGCCGGTGACCTTTGAGCTTTATTTTCCCGAGGAGCCCACATCATGA
- a CDS encoding methyl-accepting chemotaxis protein gives MLRKLKIGPRAMLSFGLLGAITLLLGLLAMAQFGRIGQEVSVMANMRIPAAIRIGEMRSGFLLIRLYTMNALFADTEQRRRDALARLETLEKDFATHIEKMGQRVESAEGRQLLSNIINSKAEYDGLHHRLLNMLQNGQIEQARLFRHQGFNELGLKVSTDLDKLGDYQKLRADEAVAITDDIIAFSNTAMTAAIALALGLMVTLALLFSRSLLLPIRKAVEVSSTIAAGNLTSCFSDDARDEAGDMIRALAGMQQRLKQTIAEINDSSSRLAATAEELSVVTDQSTRTQQQQSDELEQAATAVNEMTSAVEEVARNAAATSHNSDVADDKARIGRDKVTHTINTVAELEQEMTHTRAGVESLATRVRDIGTVLDVIRGIAEQTNLLALNAAIEAARAGESGRGFAVVADEVRALAHRTQESTREIEAMMNAIQNETNDTVNAIQVSTERSAQTRQVAQEAGEALQLIAEAIMQINEQNQTIASAAEEQASVSREVDRNLVNIRDLSVQTSAGANQTSASSNDLARLAEQLNQLVGRFQI, from the coding sequence ATGCTGAGAAAACTGAAAATCGGGCCCAGGGCCATGCTTTCCTTTGGGCTGCTGGGTGCCATCACCCTGTTGCTGGGGCTGCTGGCCATGGCGCAATTTGGCCGCATTGGCCAGGAAGTCAGCGTCATGGCCAACATGCGCATTCCCGCCGCCATTCGCATCGGCGAGATGCGCAGCGGTTTTTTGCTGATCCGTCTCTATACCATGAACGCCCTGTTTGCCGACACCGAGCAGCGCCGGCGCGACGCCCTGGCGCGGCTTGAGACCCTGGAAAAGGACTTTGCTACCCATATCGAGAAAATGGGCCAGCGGGTGGAATCGGCCGAGGGCCGGCAGTTGCTGAGCAATATCATCAACAGCAAGGCCGAGTATGACGGCCTGCATCACCGCCTGCTGAACATGCTGCAAAACGGCCAGATTGAACAGGCCAGGCTGTTTCGCCATCAGGGCTTTAACGAGCTGGGCCTGAAGGTCAGCACCGACCTCGACAAGCTCGGCGACTACCAGAAACTGCGCGCCGACGAGGCGGTGGCCATCACCGACGACATCATCGCCTTCTCCAACACCGCCATGACGGCGGCCATCGCACTGGCTCTGGGACTGATGGTAACACTGGCCCTGCTGTTCAGCCGCAGCCTGCTGCTGCCCATTCGCAAGGCGGTGGAAGTGAGCAGCACCATTGCCGCAGGTAACCTGACTTCCTGCTTCAGTGATGACGCCAGGGACGAGGCCGGCGATATGATCCGGGCGCTGGCCGGCATGCAGCAACGACTGAAGCAGACCATTGCCGAAATCAACGACTCCTCTTCCCGGCTGGCCGCCACCGCCGAGGAGCTGAGCGTGGTCACCGATCAGTCCACCCGCACCCAGCAACAGCAAAGCGACGAGCTGGAGCAGGCCGCCACCGCGGTCAATGAGATGACCTCGGCGGTGGAAGAAGTGGCCCGCAACGCCGCCGCCACCTCGCACAATTCCGACGTCGCCGACGACAAGGCCCGCATCGGCCGCGACAAGGTCACCCACACCATCAATACCGTCGCCGAGCTGGAGCAGGAAATGACCCATACCCGCGCAGGCGTGGAAAGCCTGGCGACCAGAGTGCGCGATATTGGCACCGTGCTCGACGTGATCCGCGGCATTGCCGAGCAGACCAACCTGCTGGCGCTGAACGCCGCCATCGAGGCCGCCCGGGCCGGCGAGTCGGGCCGGGGCTTTGCGGTGGTGGCCGACGAGGTGCGCGCCCTGGCCCACCGCACTCAGGAGTCGACCCGGGAAATCGAGGCGATGATGAACGCCATTCAGAACGAAACCAACGACACCGTCAACGCCATTCAGGTGAGCACCGAACGCAGCGCCCAGACCCGGCAGGTTGCCCAGGAGGCCGGCGAGGCATTACAGCTGATTGCCGAGGCCATCATGCAGATCAATGAGCAGAACCAGACCATTGCCAGCGCCGCCGAAGAGCAGGCCTCGGTGTCCCGGGAAGTGGACCGCAACCTGGTGAATATTCGGGATCTGTCGGTGCAGACCTCCGCCGGCGCCAACCAGACCAGCGCCTCCAGCAACGATCTGGCCCGCCTGGCCGAACAGCTCAACCAGCTGGTGGGCAGGTTTCAGATTTAA
- a CDS encoding sodium-dependent transporter — translation MSNNVQGAGVRPAQWSSRFAFIMAAVGSAVGLGNIWKFPYITGENGGGAFVLVYLACIAVIGLPLMMAEVMLGRRGGKSPIGTMAQVAASEGRSRSWVGVGFMATLAAFLILSFYSVIAGWTMPYIVSAASGELSNISAEQSGSLFEGLLASPGQLLLWHSVFMGLTVLVSAGGVRHGLERTVTKLMPALFVLLLILVGYAMTTGHFGEAAAFLFTPDFSALTAEAVLVALGHAFFTLSLASGAMMAYGAYLKKDVSIARTSVVVAIMDTGVALLAGLAIFPIVFANGLEAGAGPGLIFVTLPVSFGQMPGGSFFATLFFVLLLFAAWSSSISMLESLVSYLNEKGVSRVKAAVGGGLVAWLVGITTVLSLNEWSGFTPLDMFARFEGKTLFDLYDYLTANIMMPLGAFFTAVFVGWKMKPAHSAAELGHWHRLWYPVIRYLSPIALLIVFYFNLG, via the coding sequence GTGAGTAACAACGTGCAGGGGGCCGGCGTGCGTCCGGCCCAGTGGTCCAGCCGGTTTGCCTTTATCATGGCGGCGGTCGGCTCGGCGGTCGGCCTTGGCAATATCTGGAAGTTTCCCTATATCACCGGCGAAAACGGCGGCGGCGCCTTTGTGCTGGTGTATCTGGCCTGTATCGCCGTGATCGGCCTGCCGCTGATGATGGCGGAAGTCATGCTGGGCCGGCGCGGCGGCAAAAGCCCCATCGGCACCATGGCGCAGGTGGCGGCCAGCGAAGGGCGCAGCCGCAGCTGGGTGGGCGTCGGCTTTATGGCCACCCTGGCGGCTTTTTTGATCCTGTCGTTTTACAGCGTGATCGCCGGCTGGACCATGCCCTATATTGTGTCGGCGGCCAGCGGCGAGCTGAGCAACATCAGCGCCGAGCAATCGGGCAGCCTGTTTGAAGGCCTGCTGGCCTCACCGGGCCAGCTGCTGTTGTGGCACTCGGTGTTTATGGGACTGACGGTACTGGTCTCCGCCGGCGGTGTGCGCCACGGCCTGGAGCGGACGGTGACCAAACTGATGCCGGCGCTGTTTGTGTTGCTGCTGATCCTGGTGGGCTATGCCATGACCACCGGCCATTTCGGTGAGGCGGCCGCCTTCCTGTTTACGCCCGACTTCTCCGCCCTCACCGCCGAGGCGGTGCTGGTGGCGCTGGGCCACGCCTTCTTTACCCTGAGCCTGGCCAGCGGCGCCATGATGGCCTACGGCGCCTACCTGAAAAAGGACGTCTCCATTGCCCGCACCTCCGTGGTGGTGGCGATCATGGACACCGGTGTGGCCCTGCTTGCGGGGCTGGCGATCTTCCCCATCGTGTTCGCCAATGGCCTTGAAGCCGGCGCGGGGCCGGGGTTGATCTTCGTGACCCTGCCGGTGTCCTTTGGCCAGATGCCCGGCGGCAGCTTCTTTGCCACTCTGTTCTTTGTGCTGCTGCTGTTTGCGGCCTGGAGTTCGTCCATTTCCATGCTGGAGTCACTGGTCAGCTACCTGAACGAAAAGGGTGTCAGCCGGGTGAAGGCGGCGGTAGGCGGCGGCCTGGTGGCCTGGCTGGTGGGCATTACCACCGTGCTGTCGCTGAATGAGTGGTCCGGCTTTACTCCGCTGGACATGTTCGCGCGCTTTGAAGGCAAGACGCTGTTTGATCTGTACGACTACCTCACCGCCAATATCATGATGCCCCTGGGGGCCTTCTTTACCGCCGTTTTTGTGGGCTGGAAAATGAAGCCGGCCCACTCCGCCGCCGAGCTGGGCCACTGGCACCGGCTGTGGTACCCGGTGATCCGCTACCTCTCGCCCATTGCCCTGTTGATCGTGTTTTATTTCAATCTGGGGTAA
- a CDS encoding sigma-54-dependent transcriptional regulator has protein sequence MTQARIIVIDDEPAFRTLSAQWLQAEGYEVHTGADLDALRALLTRVDADLILLDLSLPPRFDPHHTLSALPEFTDRPVIILTGHGERELALEALRQGAWDLLAKPMDPDLLAVVIRRAITKHQLVRELNSLKTRMGRQNPITTLVGASPAMNTIRALVSRIAPTDVRVLVTGPSGTGKEVISRAIHDLSPRAHGPFISVHCGAIPAELLESELFGHTKGAFTGADRHKDGLLKLADGGTLFLDEIGDMPLAMQVKLLRVLQEGTFYPVGGRTLETINVRVISATNASLPDKVASGEFREDLFYRIKGVTIETRPLDDRPEDIPLLISHFLELQAQGSGRPPLHPDSAAFHWFIQRRWPGNVRELKSTLDSVAAIAQGGIITLDDIALLYPDAKEPGPAMPASGGDTLEAQVRALEIMLITDALARHDNNRTRAAQALGLSRQGLLKKIERYGL, from the coding sequence ATGACCCAGGCCCGCATTATCGTCATCGACGACGAGCCCGCCTTTCGCACCCTGAGCGCCCAGTGGCTGCAGGCCGAAGGCTACGAGGTGCATACCGGTGCCGATCTCGACGCCCTGCGTGCCCTGCTGACCCGAGTGGATGCGGATCTGATCCTGCTGGATCTGTCGCTGCCGCCCCGCTTCGATCCGCACCACACCCTGAGTGCCCTGCCCGAATTCACCGACAGACCCGTGATCATTCTCACCGGCCACGGCGAGCGGGAGCTGGCACTGGAAGCCCTGCGCCAGGGCGCCTGGGATCTGCTGGCCAAACCCATGGATCCGGACCTGCTGGCGGTGGTGATCCGCCGCGCCATTACCAAACACCAGCTGGTGCGCGAGCTCAACAGCCTGAAAACCCGCATGGGCCGGCAAAACCCCATCACTACCCTGGTGGGGGCCTCACCGGCCATGAACACCATTCGCGCCCTGGTCAGCCGCATTGCCCCCACCGATGTGCGGGTGCTGGTCACCGGCCCCTCCGGCACCGGCAAGGAAGTGATCTCCCGCGCCATTCACGATCTCAGCCCGCGCGCGCATGGCCCCTTTATCTCGGTGCACTGCGGCGCCATTCCCGCCGAGCTGCTGGAAAGCGAGTTGTTTGGCCACACCAAAGGCGCCTTTACCGGCGCCGACCGCCACAAGGACGGCCTGCTCAAGCTGGCCGACGGCGGCACCCTGTTTCTCGATGAAATCGGCGACATGCCCCTGGCGATGCAGGTCAAGTTGCTCAGGGTGTTGCAGGAAGGCACTTTCTACCCGGTAGGCGGGCGCACGCTTGAAACCATTAACGTACGGGTGATCTCGGCCACCAACGCCAGCCTGCCCGACAAGGTGGCCAGTGGCGAGTTCAGGGAGGACTTGTTCTACCGCATCAAGGGTGTGACCATTGAAACCCGGCCGCTGGATGATCGCCCGGAAGACATTCCGCTGCTGATCAGCCACTTCCTCGAACTGCAGGCCCAGGGCAGCGGCCGGCCGCCGCTGCATCCCGACTCCGCCGCCTTTCACTGGTTTATTCAGCGACGCTGGCCGGGCAATGTACGCGAGCTGAAAAGCACCCTCGACAGCGTGGCCGCCATCGCCCAGGGGGGCATTATCACCCTGGACGACATCGCCCTGCTTTACCCCGACGCCAAAGAGCCCGGCCCGGCCATGCCCGCATCCGGCGGCGACACGCTTGAAGCCCAGGTGCGGGCACTGGAAATCATGCTGATCACCGACGCCCTGGCCCGCCACGACAACAACCGCACCCGCGCCGCCCAGGCGCTGGGACTATCCCGCCAGGGGCTGCTGAAAAAGATCGAGCGTTACGGGCTGTAA